A window of Thermococcus sp. LS1 genomic DNA:
CCCAACGAGCGTGAGCCTGACAGTTAGGGTTCTCATGGAGCTTGACGCGCTCAAGACTGTTGAGGGCAACACCATACTGACGGCCGCTATAGTCGATGATATTCTCGGCATAGTCATCCTGAGTATTGTCATTTCCATGCTTGTCCAGGGAGGCATTAATCCAATTGGGATAGGACTCATCTTTGCCAAGGTTATCATCTTCATACTGGCCGCGATTTACGTTGTCCCGCCTGCGATAGACAGACTGCTGAGAAAGGTCGTCCACCTGGGCTTTGCCGATTCGACGATAACCCTATCGATGGCGACTCTCTTCGCTTTTGCCTATTTAGCGGAGCACATGAATTTAGCCTCTATCCTTGGAGCCTACCTCTTCGGTCTCAGTCTAAGCGAGACTGAATTCAGAAGGCCAATATTCGAGCACACAAGGATCCTAGCCCACTCTATGTTCATTCCGTTGTTCTTCGTTGACGTTGGCATGAACATTCCGCTCAGAAGCATCTCCGAGGTAGGAATCTTCGCACTGGTTTTCAGCCTCGGAGCGATAGCCAGCAAGGTTATAGGGTGCGGTCTCGGAGCTCTCCTGGCCGGACTTGACCGCAGACAGTCGCTTAGGGTTGGAATAGGCATGATTCCAAGAATGGGCGTTGAGCTCGCGATGCTCGCCATAGCTATGAACGCTGGTATAGTCGGTGAGGATGCCTACGTGGTCATCGTGCTGATGATATTCCTGAGCACGCTTGTCACGCCGCCTCTCCTTAAGATGGCATTCAAAGAGGAAGCCTCATCGGAATATTCTCCCAACCTTTTGAGCTAGGGATTTTCCTCAGGTTGCAGCGTGTCATTTCCTGTCCTTCTTGTATTTCTTCAGGTTTCCACGCCATAATGGATCTTTCCGCTTTTTCCATTCCCATATGATCAGGCCAATAACCAGCAACGCACCAGAACCCACGGCAAAAGTTGTCCAAGGAGATTTCCGCTTTTTGTCTTCCTCAAAATTCCTTCGGAAAAAATTTAAACATTACGCTCATAAATCGTCATCGAAACTCGCCAACCTTTTTAAAATCCAGCCCGGATTTTTCTCAAGGTGATAGCGATGATGGGAATGAACCCAAGGCAGATGAAGAAGCTCATGCGCCAGATGGGCATCAAGATGGAGGAGCTTGAAAACGTTGAGGAGGTCGTTATAAAGCTCCCAGACAGGGAGATAATCCTCCGTGACGTTTCAGCTATGGTGATAACCGCTCAGGGCGAGAAGAGCTACCAGATAGTTGCTGGCAGGGAGGAAGTAAGGCCAATCCTCAAGATTTCCGAGGAGGATATCCAACTCGTCATGGAGCAGGCGGGCGTTGACTACGAGACGGCAAAGAAGGCGCTGGAAGAGGCAGAGGGCGACCTCGCGGAGGCCATTCTCAAGCTCACTGAGGGCTGAGAAATTTTCCTTTTATTAAATACAAAGTAGAAAGAGAAATCACTCCGTTCCATGCTCTTTTTCAAAGGTCTCTATGGCCTTCATGAGCGGTATGAGGTGCATAAGTGCTGGACCGCCGGCCATGAGAACCGCGACGAGACCGGCCTCGATGAGCTCTTCTTTCTTAGCGCCCGCTTCGAGTGCCTTCTGGGTGTGGAGATAGATGCACCACTCACAGCCCTGAGCTATGCCGAGGGCAAGGGCAATAAGCTCCTTCTCCCTCGTTGTGAGGGCCTTGTTGTCAACAACCTCGCGGAGGAACCTAGAAAAGGCGGCTATCTCTTTCGGGTGCTCCTTGCCGAGCTTGTCAAGGAGCTCCTCTATTTCCTTCAACTTAACCTGGACGTCCTCACAGTCCATGGGGATCACCGTATAAAGATTGCATTCCAAGTTTAAAGGCCTATCCTAAACTTTGGGTTGAGAACTACCTGCTCCAAAAGGATATAAAGGGAGAAACTGAGGCTCTGACGATGAGAGCAATAGGGGTCATCAGAAAATCCAGGCGCGAGAGGATAAGCCGGGAAGAGTTCGAGGAGCTGTTAAGGAGTGCCGGCTACGAGGTAGTGGCGATTCTCGAACAGAACCGTGAGGAGCACCCTAAGTACAATATCGGAAAGGGAAAGTTCGAGGAGCTCAAAGAGCTCGTGAGAGAGCTTCAGCCGGATAAGGTCATCTTCGCCAACAAGCTCACGCCAAGTCAGGCCTACAACCTCTGGAAAGAGCTGAGGGTGGAGATAATAGACAAGTGGCAGCTGGTTCTTGAGATATTCGAGAGGCGCGCGCATTCAAAAGAGGCAAAGCTCCAGGTGGAGCTGGCGAGCCTGCAGTATGAAATTCCTCTCGTAAAGGAGGCCATCAGGAGAATAAAGCTCGGCGATAGGGCAGGATTCAAGGGAATGGGTGAGTATCAGACCCAGCAGTATCTTAAGCACATCCGCTACCGTATGGGCAAGATAAGGAAGGAGCTGGAGAGGGTAAAGGCGGACCGCGAGGTTAAAAGGAAGCGCAGGGAAGAGGTTGGCTTCATTTTGCTCGCCTTAGCGGGCTACACGAACGCCGGAAAGTCAACGCTCCTCAACACCCTCGCGAGGGAGGAGATAGAGGCGAGAGACCAGATGTTCACCACCCTGGACACGACAACGAGGCGCTTCAAGCTCGGCGGTAAGAGGGTTCTAGTCACCGACACGGTCGGCTTCATTGACGGCCTCCCGCCGTTTATCGTTGAAGCCTTCCACTCCACGCTGGAGGAGATAGTTAAGGCCGATATAGTCCTGCTCGTTCTCGATGTGAGCGAGCCCTGGCCGGAGATACGGAGGAAATTCCTGGCATCGCTCAACGTCTTGAGGGAGCTTAAGGCCTTGGATAAGCCTATGGTAGTCGTCCTCAACAAGAGGGACCTGACGAGCGAGGAGGACGTTAAAGATAAATCTGAGAGGATAATGGAAATAGTCGAGGAGAGGGGGATAAACGTCTCCCGTGTCGTTTCCATCTCGGCCAAGTTCGGTCAGCTGGAGGAGCTCTACGGAGCGCTGGAAGAGGTGGTACTAACCCTGCCCAAGTACGGGGCCTTCGAGATAACCGTGAGGGAGCCTGAGAAAGTCCCTCAGGTCATGGCTCTGATAAATGCTATCGGTGAGGTTTTGTCGGTTGAGTACGGCGAGGAGACGAAAATAGAAGCCTACATCCAGACGGGAATGATAAAGGAGCTGACGAGGCTGGGGGTCGAGATAAAGCGGCTAAACCAGCCCCACCAATGAGAAAGCATTGAAGATTCCAAGGGCGATGAATATCGCCGTCAGGGGCGTCGCCACCCAGCCAAAGACTATGTCCTTTATGACGGACTTGTCGACGCCTTCTCCCGCGATGAGGCCAACACCAATAACGCCGCCAACTATGGACTGACTGGAGCTCACCGGGAGACCGAAGATGTTGGCAAGGCTCACAGCTATTGCTGAGCCGAACTGTGCTGCAAAGGCCGAGATCGGGCCGAGGGCGGTTATCTTCTTTCCAACGGTGTGCATCACTGCGTAGCTGAAAGTTAAAGCGCCTATCGAGAGTGCTATCGCGCCAAAAATTCCCGCAACCTTTGGCTCCACGAAGCCGGCACCGACCAGAGGTCCAGATGCGTTCGCAACCTCATTGGTGCCGAAGTTGAAGGCCATGTAGGAACCGCCCAGTATAGCGAGAGCCTTGTAGAGGACCTCAATCGTCGAGACGCTTTTTATGCTCGAGATAACTTTGGAATAGAACTTGTACAGAATTATCGCCAGAATCCCGGACAGTATGGGTGAGACAACCCATGCGGAGGCTATTTTAACGAGCGTGTACCAGTTGATCGGAGCGTTGACAGCAAGACCAACTCCTATCACACCACCAACTATGGCCTGAGTCGTGGAAACCGGAAGGCCCTTGACGGTGGCTATCGTGACCCATACGCCAGCGGCGAGAAGCGCTATTACCGCCATCTCCATCG
This region includes:
- a CDS encoding inorganic phosphate transporter codes for the protein MDGLVIAAIAVAFYIAWNIGSNDSANAMGTAVGAGILSFRQATLTIAIFVLMGAYLKGYKVMKTVGKGIVPEGYLTMEMAVIALLAAGVWVTIATVKGLPVSTTQAIVGGVIGVGLAVNAPINWYTLVKIASAWVVSPILSGILAIILYKFYSKVISSIKSVSTIEVLYKALAILGGSYMAFNFGTNEVANASGPLVGAGFVEPKVAGIFGAIALSIGALTFSYAVMHTVGKKITALGPISAFAAQFGSAIAVSLANIFGLPVSSSQSIVGGVIGVGLIAGEGVDKSVIKDIVFGWVATPLTAIFIALGIFNAFSLVGLV
- a CDS encoding nascent polypeptide-associated complex protein, with translation MMGMNPRQMKKLMRQMGIKMEELENVEEVVIKLPDREIILRDVSAMVITAQGEKSYQIVAGREEVRPILKISEEDIQLVMEQAGVDYETAKKALEEAEGDLAEAILKLTEG
- a CDS encoding cation:proton antiporter; its protein translation is MELELILYLALMLAVAETFGWIFARIEQPVVLGQIIGGILLGMFFPPTTEVKDISMLGVLLLLFLAGLESSVDELKEAGKAGLSVAVVGVAIAFLMGFGIVYPFKGFEQALLYGALMTPTSVSLTVRVLMELDALKTVEGNTILTAAIVDDILGIVILSIVISMLVQGGINPIGIGLIFAKVIIFILAAIYVVPPAIDRLLRKVVHLGFADSTITLSMATLFAFAYLAEHMNLASILGAYLFGLSLSETEFRRPIFEHTRILAHSMFIPLFFVDVGMNIPLRSISEVGIFALVFSLGAIASKVIGCGLGALLAGLDRRQSLRVGIGMIPRMGVELAMLAIAMNAGIVGEDAYVVIVLMIFLSTLVTPPLLKMAFKEEASSEYSPNLLS
- a CDS encoding carboxymuconolactone decarboxylase family protein → MDCEDVQVKLKEIEELLDKLGKEHPKEIAAFSRFLREVVDNKALTTREKELIALALGIAQGCEWCIYLHTQKALEAGAKKEELIEAGLVAVLMAGGPALMHLIPLMKAIETFEKEHGTE
- the hflX gene encoding GTPase HflX, whose protein sequence is MRAIGVIRKSRRERISREEFEELLRSAGYEVVAILEQNREEHPKYNIGKGKFEELKELVRELQPDKVIFANKLTPSQAYNLWKELRVEIIDKWQLVLEIFERRAHSKEAKLQVELASLQYEIPLVKEAIRRIKLGDRAGFKGMGEYQTQQYLKHIRYRMGKIRKELERVKADREVKRKRREEVGFILLALAGYTNAGKSTLLNTLAREEIEARDQMFTTLDTTTRRFKLGGKRVLVTDTVGFIDGLPPFIVEAFHSTLEEIVKADIVLLVLDVSEPWPEIRRKFLASLNVLRELKALDKPMVVVLNKRDLTSEEDVKDKSERIMEIVEERGINVSRVVSISAKFGQLEELYGALEEVVLTLPKYGAFEITVREPEKVPQVMALINAIGEVLSVEYGEETKIEAYIQTGMIKELTRLGVEIKRLNQPHQ